In the Grimontia kaedaensis genome, one interval contains:
- a CDS encoding Grx4 family monothiol glutaredoxin, with product METIDKIKQQIEENAILLYMKGSPKLPSCGFSSQASQALMACGEKFAYVDILQNPDIRAELPIYAQWPTFPQLWIDGELIGGCDIILEMFQKGELQPLIKNAATRRDAEENS from the coding sequence ATGGAAACTATTGATAAAATCAAACAGCAGATTGAAGAGAACGCAATCCTGCTTTACATGAAAGGCTCGCCGAAGCTGCCTAGCTGTGGCTTTTCTTCTCAGGCTAGCCAAGCGCTGATGGCGTGTGGTGAGAAATTTGCGTACGTCGATATCCTGCAAAACCCGGATATCCGTGCTGAGCTGCCAATCTACGCGCAGTGGCCAACTTTCCCACAACTGTGGATTGATGGTGAGCTGATCGGCGGTTGTGACATCATCCTGGAAATGTTCCAGAAGGGTGAGCTTCAGCCTTTGATCAAAAACGCAGCGACACGCCGCGACGCAGAAGAAAACAGCTAA
- the sodB gene encoding superoxide dismutase [Fe]: protein MAFQLPALPYEKNALEPHISQETLEFHHGKHHNTYVVKLNGLIEGTELENKSLEEIVKTSTGGVFNNAAQIWNHTFYWHCLSPNGGGEPTGDVADAIAKSFGSFEEFKAKFTDSAINNFGSSWTWLVKKADGSLDIVNTSNAATPLTEDGVTPLLTVDLWEHAYYIDYRNLRPDYMNAFWALVNWEFVAQNLAA from the coding sequence ATGGCATTTCAACTACCAGCTCTTCCTTACGAGAAAAACGCGCTTGAGCCACATATCTCTCAAGAGACTCTGGAATTCCACCACGGTAAACACCACAACACTTACGTTGTTAAGCTGAACGGCCTGATCGAAGGTACTGAGCTTGAGAACAAATCTCTGGAAGAGATCGTTAAGACTTCTACTGGCGGTGTTTTCAACAACGCAGCGCAAATCTGGAACCACACTTTCTACTGGCACTGCCTGAGCCCAAATGGCGGCGGCGAGCCTACTGGTGATGTTGCAGATGCAATCGCTAAATCTTTCGGTTCTTTCGAAGAGTTCAAAGCGAAATTCACAGATTCAGCAATCAACAACTTCGGTTCTTCTTGGACTTGGCTGGTGAAGAAAGCTGACGGTTCTCTGGACATCGTTAACACTTCAAACGCAGCAACCCCACTGACTGAAGACGGTGTAACTCCGCTGCTGACTGTTGACCTGTGGGAACACGCTTACTACATCGATTACCGCAACCTGCGTCCAGACTACATGAATGCATTCTGGGCACTGGTTAACTGGGAATTCGTAGCACAGAACCTGGCTGCTTAA
- the asd gene encoding aspartate-semialdehyde dehydrogenase, whose amino-acid sequence MKRVGLVGWRGMVGSVLMQRMVEEGDFDVIEPVFYSTSQVGIPAPNYGKDAGMLQDAFDIESLKTLDIVITCQGGSYTEAVYPKLLAAGWKGFWIDAASTLRMKDDAIITLDPVNFKQIQEGIHKGTKAYVGGNCTVSLMLMAVGGLYQEGLVEWMTAQTYQAASGAGAKNMRELISQMGTINDAVSMDLANPATSILDIDRKVAETMRSGDFPTSEFGAPLAGSLIPWIDVKRENGQSKEEWKGTVETNKILGIQDSPVPIDGTCVRIGAMRCHSQALTLKLKKDVPMDEIESIIASHNDWVKVIPNERDITVQELSPTKVTGTLSVPVGRLRKMAMGNDFLNAFTVGDQLLWGAAEPLRRTLRIILSEVA is encoded by the coding sequence ATGAAAAGAGTAGGTTTAGTCGGCTGGCGCGGTATGGTTGGATCCGTACTGATGCAACGCATGGTAGAAGAAGGCGATTTCGACGTTATCGAGCCAGTATTCTACAGCACCTCTCAAGTAGGCATCCCAGCGCCAAATTACGGCAAAGATGCGGGAATGCTGCAAGATGCATTCGATATCGAAAGCCTGAAAACGCTGGATATCGTCATTACCTGTCAGGGTGGCAGCTACACCGAAGCGGTCTATCCAAAACTGCTGGCGGCTGGCTGGAAAGGTTTCTGGATTGATGCAGCCTCTACGCTGCGTATGAAAGATGATGCGATCATCACACTGGATCCAGTGAACTTCAAACAAATTCAAGAAGGCATTCACAAAGGCACCAAAGCCTATGTGGGCGGTAACTGTACTGTCAGCCTGATGCTAATGGCAGTAGGTGGTCTGTACCAAGAAGGCTTGGTTGAGTGGATGACCGCGCAAACGTATCAAGCGGCATCGGGTGCAGGCGCGAAAAACATGCGTGAGCTTATCTCCCAGATGGGCACCATCAACGACGCTGTCAGCATGGATCTGGCAAACCCTGCTACATCTATTCTGGATATCGACCGCAAGGTTGCTGAAACCATGCGTTCTGGTGATTTCCCAACGTCTGAGTTCGGCGCTCCGCTGGCGGGCTCACTGATCCCTTGGATTGACGTGAAACGTGAGAACGGTCAGAGCAAAGAAGAGTGGAAAGGGACGGTTGAGACCAACAAGATCCTTGGCATTCAAGACAGCCCAGTACCTATCGACGGTACTTGTGTGCGTATCGGTGCAATGCGTTGTCACAGCCAGGCACTGACACTGAAGCTGAAGAAAGATGTGCCAATGGATGAAATTGAAAGCATCATTGCATCACACAACGATTGGGTAAAAGTGATCCCGAACGAGCGTGATATCACGGTGCAAGAGCTTTCTCCAACCAAAGTGACCGGTACACTGTCTGTTCCTGTTGGCCGTCTGCGTAAGATGGCGATGGGTAACGACTTCCTTAACGCATTCACCGTGGGTGACCAATTGCTTTGGGGTGCAGCTGAGCCGCTGCGTCGTACACTGCGCATCATCCTTTCTGAAGTGGCGTAA
- the nhaC gene encoding Na+/H+ antiporter NhaC — protein MQRHPVRLPSVFQVFAALGLFLLMAFSFTAQLDLPIQLALYIGWFVIIGLGIKLGHSYKELEQAATQGIANGLGAVLILLAVGALVGTWIAGGIVPTIIYYGLKAIHPSIFLATTMIICSLTALATGTSWGAAGTAGIAMMGIGQGLGVPAPVTAGAVLSGCYFGDKLSPLSDSVILASSMSGVEIVEHIKGMLPIAIISYIISGILFTTLGLHYAGNVDMAQVNDVILAMEQQFVITPLSFVPVAIVLVLLAMRLPSFPVISLGSVLGVVWAIAVQDMNPLTAMNTAWAPFSIKSGVSFIDAILNRGGMESMLGSVAVIVFGLGFGGLLDKVGVLETIAKLFERKVESAGSLATSTLATAFLGNVFGSAMYVSLILTPKICAKNYDRLGYQRKNLSRNAEFGGTLTSGMVPWSDNGIYMASILGVATLSYAPFMWLSFVCIIVTILTSYMGWFVDRCPPTTEASEVAQTHTLDAVAQKA, from the coding sequence ATGCAAAGACACCCGGTGCGACTTCCTTCTGTATTCCAAGTATTCGCAGCGTTAGGTCTGTTCCTGTTAATGGCGTTTTCTTTTACCGCCCAACTAGACCTGCCTATCCAGCTTGCTCTCTACATTGGCTGGTTCGTGATCATCGGACTCGGCATTAAGCTGGGACACAGCTACAAAGAGCTGGAACAGGCTGCCACTCAAGGCATCGCTAATGGTCTCGGTGCTGTTTTGATCTTGTTGGCAGTTGGCGCTCTGGTCGGCACCTGGATAGCTGGCGGTATCGTTCCAACAATCATTTATTACGGTTTAAAGGCGATTCACCCTTCTATTTTCCTCGCCACGACCATGATTATCTGTTCGCTGACTGCATTGGCAACGGGCACGTCCTGGGGCGCTGCAGGTACCGCTGGCATTGCGATGATGGGTATTGGACAGGGCTTGGGCGTTCCCGCCCCCGTGACAGCAGGTGCTGTGCTTTCAGGCTGTTACTTTGGTGACAAGCTTTCCCCACTTTCTGATTCCGTGATCCTCGCGTCTTCCATGTCAGGCGTTGAAATCGTCGAGCACATCAAAGGCATGCTGCCTATCGCGATTATCAGCTACATCATTAGTGGCATTCTCTTTACTACGCTGGGTCTGCACTATGCGGGCAATGTTGATATGGCTCAGGTGAACGATGTGATTCTTGCGATGGAACAGCAGTTCGTTATCACCCCACTGAGCTTCGTACCTGTGGCGATCGTACTGGTATTGCTGGCGATGCGCCTACCCTCATTTCCAGTGATTTCTCTAGGCTCTGTGCTTGGTGTTGTCTGGGCCATCGCGGTTCAGGACATGAACCCACTGACAGCGATGAACACCGCCTGGGCACCTTTCTCGATTAAGTCTGGCGTCTCTTTCATTGATGCGATTTTGAACCGAGGTGGTATGGAATCTATGCTGGGTTCTGTAGCGGTGATTGTGTTTGGTTTAGGTTTCGGTGGTCTTCTAGATAAAGTGGGCGTGTTGGAAACCATCGCCAAGCTGTTCGAGCGTAAAGTTGAATCTGCAGGCAGTCTGGCAACGTCCACTCTCGCCACTGCCTTTCTTGGTAACGTCTTTGGCTCAGCTATGTACGTCTCACTGATCCTGACCCCTAAAATCTGCGCCAAGAACTACGATCGTCTCGGTTACCAACGCAAGAACCTGTCACGTAACGCCGAGTTCGGCGGCACACTGACTTCGGGCATGGTGCCTTGGAGCGACAACGGTATCTATATGGCCAGCATTCTGGGTGTGGCAACGCTCTCATACGCGCCGTTCATGTGGCTGAGCTTCGTGTGCATTATCGTCACTATTCTGACTTCTTACATGGGTTGGTTCGTTGATCGTTGCCCACCAACAACAGAAGCGTCAGAAGTAGCACAAACTCACACTCTCGACGCAGTTGCGCAGAAAGCCTAA
- a CDS encoding TRAP transporter large permease yields MTIAVLFGLLFLCMFMGMPIAIALGLSSVATILMFSNDSLASIALKLFEATSEHYTLLAIPFFILSSAFLSTGGVARRLINFAIDSVGHIRGGLAMASVMACMLFAAVSGSSPATVAAIGSIVIVGMVKAGYPKAFAAGVIANAGTLGILIPPSIVMLVYAAATEVSASRMFMAGFIPGLMMGGILMIAIYIVARIKGLPSQPFPGVGALTRSGLHALGGLMLIIIVLGSIYGGVASPTEAASVAAVYAWLVSVWGYRDIGPLKNTPWRKEGEGSISMLLRNFAALPVVMVKSFTDKEVNNVVRDAAKVSIMLLFIIANAMLFAHVLTTERIPHTIAESIIAWGLPAWGFLIVVNILLLIAGNFMEPSAILLIMAPILFPIATQLGIDPIHLGIIMVVNMEIGMLTPPVGLNLFVTAGITGESMGWAIKAALPWLGLLLFFLILITYIPQISLFLPDYLDSLRGYKS; encoded by the coding sequence ATGACCATCGCCGTATTATTTGGGTTGCTTTTTCTCTGCATGTTCATGGGCATGCCGATCGCGATTGCACTGGGTTTGTCGAGCGTTGCAACCATTTTGATGTTTTCTAATGATTCACTGGCCTCTATCGCACTAAAGCTGTTTGAGGCAACCAGTGAGCATTACACCTTGTTGGCTATTCCCTTCTTTATTCTGTCTTCTGCGTTCTTATCAACGGGCGGTGTTGCGCGCAGACTGATTAACTTTGCGATTGATTCTGTCGGTCATATCCGTGGTGGCCTCGCGATGGCCTCTGTCATGGCTTGTATGCTGTTTGCGGCGGTATCAGGCAGCTCTCCTGCCACGGTGGCGGCCATTGGCTCTATCGTCATCGTAGGGATGGTGAAAGCCGGTTATCCAAAAGCGTTTGCAGCAGGTGTTATTGCCAACGCGGGAACGTTGGGGATTTTGATCCCACCTTCAATCGTGATGCTTGTATACGCGGCTGCGACCGAAGTGTCGGCGTCTCGTATGTTTATGGCAGGCTTTATACCCGGCCTAATGATGGGCGGTATCTTGATGATTGCAATATACATTGTTGCACGCATCAAAGGGTTGCCTTCACAGCCATTTCCCGGTGTTGGTGCGCTGACACGATCAGGACTTCATGCTCTTGGCGGCCTGATGTTGATCATCATCGTATTGGGTTCGATTTATGGAGGCGTCGCCAGCCCGACGGAAGCAGCTTCTGTAGCCGCTGTTTATGCTTGGCTGGTGAGTGTATGGGGCTACCGAGATATAGGTCCGCTTAAAAACACACCTTGGCGCAAAGAAGGCGAAGGTAGCATTTCCATGTTGCTGCGAAACTTTGCTGCGCTGCCTGTTGTGATGGTGAAATCATTCACGGACAAAGAAGTGAACAACGTGGTACGTGATGCGGCGAAAGTCAGCATTATGCTGCTATTCATTATCGCTAACGCCATGTTGTTTGCTCATGTGCTGACGACAGAGCGTATCCCCCATACCATTGCGGAATCTATTATCGCCTGGGGCTTACCGGCGTGGGGATTCCTGATAGTGGTCAACATTCTGCTGCTGATTGCAGGTAACTTCATGGAGCCTTCAGCCATCTTACTGATTATGGCGCCTATCCTATTCCCGATAGCTACTCAGTTGGGTATTGACCCTATCCACCTTGGGATCATTATGGTGGTGAACATGGAGATAGGAATGCTGACGCCACCTGTTGGACTGAACCTGTTTGTGACGGCGGGCATCACTGGAGAAAGCATGGGCTGGGCAATCAAGGCTGCATTGCCTTGGTTAGGTCTGTTGCTGTTCTTCCTGATATTGATCACCTACATTCCGCAAATATCGCTGTTCCTGCCGGATTATCTCGATTCGCTCAGGGGCTATAAATCCTAA
- a CDS encoding TRAP transporter small permease — MVKLLHRFEEGAIGLLLVTMTLLVFFEVILRFFFNEGLLWAQELTLYLSAWLVLMGASWGLRQGAHIGVDAAIKHLPPNQQKAVTLFALALCLVYCGLFIYGSWIYLSKMKMIGIEMEDMPIEKWKAMSCLILGFGLLTLRVLTIGYEVLTGTRAGFGLVDEAKESMHLAEEVTKEMESREEQNK; from the coding sequence ATGGTTAAGTTGTTACACCGTTTCGAAGAGGGTGCGATTGGCCTGCTTCTGGTGACAATGACACTGCTGGTGTTTTTTGAAGTGATTCTTCGCTTCTTTTTCAACGAGGGTTTGCTCTGGGCTCAGGAGCTGACGCTCTATCTTTCTGCGTGGTTAGTTCTGATGGGCGCATCCTGGGGATTGCGTCAAGGTGCGCATATCGGTGTCGATGCAGCTATCAAACATCTTCCGCCTAACCAACAAAAAGCGGTGACGCTGTTCGCGCTTGCGCTCTGTTTAGTTTATTGCGGCCTGTTTATCTATGGTTCTTGGATTTATCTCAGCAAGATGAAAATGATTGGCATTGAAATGGAAGACATGCCGATTGAGAAATGGAAAGCCATGTCGTGCTTGATTTTGGGTTTTGGTCTGCTGACGTTAAGGGTCCTGACCATTGGCTATGAAGTTCTAACGGGAACCCGAGCTGGTTTTGGACTGGTAGATGAAGCCAAAGAGAGCATGCATCTCGCTGAAGAAGTAACGAAGGAAATGGAAAGCCGGGAGGAGCAAAACAAATGA
- a CDS encoding TRAP transporter substrate-binding protein translates to MKKLTTMFSVLALCAGMSAGVQAAPDTIKFSHVVAENTPKGQMALKFRDLVAERIGDKYVVEVYPNSQLFGDGKEMEALLLGDVQFIAPSLSKFSKYTKKLQVYDLPFLFEDMEAVDRFQQSPSGQALLSSVNSKGLIGLGYLHNGLKQLSANDPLRVPADADGKKFRIMSSDVLAAQFEAVEAVPLKKPFSEVFTLLQTRAIDGQENTWSNIYSKKFFEVQPYITESNHGVLDYMVTTSMEFWNDLPDDDRAVLKKALDEAVAHGNAIANDKAMKDRQNILDSGRSEIITLTDAERQQWVEVMKPVWDQFQDEIGPEVIEAAVASNQ, encoded by the coding sequence ATGAAAAAGCTAACGACGATGTTTTCAGTGCTGGCGCTCTGCGCGGGTATGAGCGCGGGTGTTCAAGCGGCACCGGATACCATCAAGTTTTCACATGTGGTGGCTGAAAATACGCCAAAAGGCCAAATGGCGCTGAAGTTCCGCGATCTGGTTGCAGAGCGGATCGGTGACAAATATGTGGTTGAGGTTTACCCAAACTCTCAGCTTTTCGGCGATGGTAAAGAAATGGAAGCGCTGCTGCTTGGAGATGTTCAATTTATTGCCCCTTCTCTCTCCAAGTTCTCTAAATACACCAAAAAATTGCAGGTTTACGATCTACCTTTCCTGTTTGAGGACATGGAAGCGGTTGACCGTTTCCAGCAAAGCCCTTCCGGTCAGGCGCTGCTTTCCTCAGTGAACAGCAAAGGTCTGATTGGTCTTGGCTATCTGCACAATGGTTTGAAGCAACTGTCTGCAAATGACCCATTGCGTGTGCCTGCTGATGCTGACGGTAAGAAATTCCGCATCATGAGTTCAGACGTGCTGGCAGCCCAGTTTGAAGCGGTTGAAGCTGTGCCGCTGAAGAAACCTTTCTCAGAGGTCTTTACCCTGCTGCAAACCCGTGCGATTGATGGCCAGGAAAATACTTGGTCAAACATCTACTCCAAGAAGTTCTTCGAAGTGCAGCCATACATCACGGAATCTAATCACGGCGTGTTGGATTACATGGTGACGACCTCTATGGAGTTCTGGAATGATTTGCCAGATGACGACCGAGCAGTACTGAAAAAAGCACTGGACGAAGCGGTTGCACACGGCAATGCCATTGCCAACGATAAAGCCATGAAAGACCGCCAGAACATTCTGGATTCAGGCCGTAGCGAAATCATCACGCTGACGGACGCGGAGCGTCAGCAGTGGGTTGAAGTGATGAAGCCTGTGTGGGACCAATTCCAGGATGAAATCGGTCCAGAGGTGATTGAAGCCGCAGTGGCTTCTAACCAGTAA
- a CDS encoding nitrous oxide-stimulated promoter family protein, translating into MKIQPTTSAPRRQPLWLVRAMTTLYCKHIHRGSQLCQQCSDLIAFETQRSEQCCRDSGTLSCRECLRQCYPDVKRLEINHIIRWAEPKARWRKPIWIAKRYVGSLLN; encoded by the coding sequence ATGAAAATTCAACCGACAACGTCCGCGCCTAGACGCCAGCCTTTGTGGCTTGTCCGCGCGATGACGACGCTTTATTGTAAGCACATTCACCGCGGCAGCCAGCTCTGCCAGCAATGCTCAGACTTGATTGCGTTCGAGACGCAGCGTTCAGAGCAGTGTTGTCGCGACAGTGGTACTTTGTCATGCCGTGAGTGCCTAAGGCAGTGTTACCCAGACGTTAAGCGCTTGGAGATTAACCACATCATCCGTTGGGCAGAGCCTAAAGCCAGATGGCGTAAGCCAATTTGGATTGCGAAACGCTACGTGGGCTCACTACTGAATTAA
- a CDS encoding ATP-binding protein, protein MFTKDVPWYKTMSFKALWILGMMLAVVVVTIVYVLDTTGNSMVRDSANQRVEAQVETVAQSLGQLSNSVGTIALSLANSLSLQDTDADIEKKLASMFRNPNIRDMVASGGFWPEPYVYNANLVKSSVFIAVEEDGSYRRINDYNEIDATPYQLSEWYAPARYAKDKAYWSRAYIDPYTNEPMVTCTVPIFKEDEFVGVVTIDVKLERLQAFLTRSGEKLGGYMLMFDRGGAMMSFPDAKYADDPSLTPLPSAKEIASAEPEFAELALVISQATQGERLLRQSNSNVMDLAKAIVASSPEIDLGYAVSVASDLMPNLSVFRSTERLFIHRLETDPILNETTLVFGRTLPDTNWMLVGALPERLLLVEATQLKNDLFFAMALVAIVLVCITYVSIHFQIVRPMARVRNALVQQKGGAPFAPIDYPDKDELGMLVSEFNQLSSNLVETRERAIEAARAKQLFLANISHEIRTPMNGILGAASLMQDEPMSGKQAEYLSVIAHSSRGLMSLINNILDFSKMESNHLKLEEAPFDLEKLGRYVRDLMLPTINNKPQLVFEFSYQDACPRRFLGDAHRIEQIMLNLVSNALKFTENGIVRLSVSMRKENGGYTGVCIRVKDTGVGISPEKHKVIFDEFQQADTSTTRKFGGSGLGLAITKQLIDLMGGSISVYSEPGCGAEFEVFLPLQIEKDGADVRGRELLKQHNGSFRGKHCLLVEDNAINLMIAEKMLAKFGFTVDKATDGVAAIDKATLQGYDVIFMDIQMPMMDGLEATRQIRSTNNFNQHTPIVAMTANVLKDDIWRCISNGMQGHIGKPLRENDIYVACAKVLSVEKEV, encoded by the coding sequence GTGTTTACGAAGGACGTACCCTGGTACAAAACAATGAGCTTCAAAGCCCTTTGGATACTGGGGATGATGCTGGCCGTAGTCGTGGTGACTATCGTTTATGTGCTTGATACCACGGGTAACAGCATGGTTCGTGACAGTGCCAACCAACGAGTAGAAGCTCAGGTTGAAACCGTGGCTCAGAGTCTGGGGCAGCTTTCCAACAGCGTCGGTACCATCGCCCTTTCCCTTGCCAACTCGCTTTCGTTGCAAGATACAGATGCCGATATAGAAAAGAAGCTGGCGAGCATGTTCCGAAACCCCAATATCCGGGATATGGTTGCCAGTGGCGGCTTTTGGCCTGAACCCTACGTTTACAACGCGAATTTGGTTAAATCATCGGTATTCATCGCCGTTGAGGAAGATGGCTCATATCGCCGCATCAATGATTACAATGAAATCGATGCCACGCCTTACCAGCTTTCTGAGTGGTATGCACCTGCGAGATACGCGAAAGATAAAGCATACTGGTCTCGAGCATACATAGACCCTTATACCAACGAGCCGATGGTGACCTGTACCGTGCCTATCTTCAAAGAAGATGAGTTTGTGGGTGTTGTTACCATCGATGTCAAGTTAGAGCGATTGCAAGCATTCTTGACTCGAAGTGGAGAAAAGCTCGGCGGTTACATGCTGATGTTCGACAGGGGAGGTGCGATGATGTCTTTCCCTGACGCGAAATATGCGGATGACCCTTCCTTAACACCCTTACCTAGCGCAAAAGAAATAGCGAGCGCTGAACCAGAGTTTGCGGAATTAGCGCTAGTTATCAGTCAGGCTACGCAAGGTGAACGTCTACTTCGCCAAAGCAATTCTAATGTTATGGATTTAGCAAAGGCCATTGTCGCATCATCTCCGGAAATTGATCTGGGCTATGCAGTGTCGGTCGCTTCGGATCTGATGCCAAACCTTTCTGTATTCCGGAGCACAGAGCGACTATTTATCCACCGATTGGAAACCGATCCAATTCTCAATGAAACCACGCTCGTGTTTGGGCGTACTTTGCCTGATACAAATTGGATGCTTGTCGGCGCATTGCCTGAGCGCCTGCTTTTAGTGGAAGCAACACAACTGAAAAACGATCTTTTCTTCGCGATGGCATTAGTTGCAATTGTGCTGGTTTGCATCACTTATGTTTCGATTCATTTTCAGATCGTTCGCCCAATGGCTAGAGTGCGGAATGCGCTTGTCCAGCAAAAAGGCGGTGCGCCTTTTGCACCGATTGATTACCCAGATAAGGACGAGCTGGGCATGCTGGTTTCAGAGTTTAATCAGCTTAGTTCAAACCTTGTTGAAACCCGTGAAAGAGCCATAGAGGCCGCTCGGGCGAAGCAACTCTTCCTTGCCAACATCAGCCATGAAATCCGTACGCCAATGAATGGGATACTCGGAGCGGCATCTTTGATGCAAGATGAACCCATGTCCGGTAAACAGGCTGAATACTTGTCAGTGATCGCTCACTCTTCCCGCGGCTTGATGTCATTGATCAACAATATTCTCGATTTCAGCAAAATGGAATCTAATCATCTTAAACTGGAAGAAGCGCCTTTTGATCTTGAAAAGCTGGGTCGGTATGTGCGTGACTTAATGTTGCCGACCATCAACAACAAACCTCAGCTAGTGTTTGAATTCAGTTATCAGGATGCCTGTCCCCGTCGGTTCTTGGGTGATGCACATCGTATAGAGCAGATCATGCTCAACCTTGTTTCTAACGCGCTAAAGTTTACAGAAAATGGAATTGTTCGCCTCAGTGTTTCAATGCGTAAAGAAAATGGTGGATACACCGGTGTCTGCATCCGTGTGAAAGATACAGGTGTTGGTATTTCTCCAGAAAAACACAAGGTTATTTTTGATGAATTTCAGCAGGCTGATACTTCGACCACGCGTAAATTTGGTGGTTCTGGATTAGGGCTTGCTATCACCAAGCAGCTCATCGACCTGATGGGAGGTTCTATCTCCGTTTACAGCGAGCCTGGCTGCGGTGCTGAGTTCGAAGTTTTCCTGCCACTCCAGATAGAGAAAGATGGAGCGGATGTGAGGGGTAGAGAGTTGTTGAAGCAACACAATGGTTCTTTTAGGGGCAAACATTGTTTATTGGTGGAAGACAACGCTATCAACTTGATGATTGCAGAGAAGATGCTGGCCAAATTTGGCTTTACGGTGGACAAAGCGACAGATGGTGTTGCAGCCATCGATAAGGCGACTTTGCAGGGCTACGATGTGATCTTTATGGATATTCAAATGCCAATGATGGATGGATTGGAAGCGACACGCCAAATTCGCTCCACCAACAACTTCAACCAGCACACACCGATTGTTGCGATGACAGCGAACGTGCTGAAGGACGACATTTGGCGTTGCATCAGTAATGGAATGCAGGGGCATATTGGTAAACCACTGCGTGAAAACGATATTTATGTCGCCTGCGCGAAAGTGTTATCCGTAGAAAAAGAGGTGTGA
- a CDS encoding Hpt domain-containing protein produces MTPLPEMLQLNKSSLLSGNVRTSQKWLTLLLWIGFGISVVYALISYSDMNHTREHAGHVVKLNNAAQQLRQTVSASMINQKNELVQLEKEVQHFRYLLLRTKSHTIEDSWDDIQSTLLEADAFVEDVDNLLASVYSISAVTKQLKELHDDVRQPELKRLVQGISSYLLFELHGLNDSPHRNRIARFNGYVGQLESEFSKMPEGMTRSELFALYTGLERLNRQLESVDAVINHKFVRSITQLQSYWTTRTLVLLDQTMTAMFIGFGFLVGLIFLSSRKDAESETHSKDENANRIKAESKAHEGAGVFKFKEPDEPLFEASVLKEQLEDDEEAIESVLTMFVAEHQNDGQMLRKHFDSKEIARTRTLIHNIKGVSGNIGASALQAFCTQADLRLRKGEMIDENEVKQFEKLLSVSIQAVLKEIERSHRTTAS; encoded by the coding sequence GTGACACCACTGCCCGAAATGCTTCAGTTAAATAAATCTTCATTACTTTCAGGCAATGTACGCACCAGCCAAAAATGGCTGACCCTTCTTCTTTGGATCGGCTTTGGTATCTCCGTGGTATATGCCCTGATTTCCTACTCCGATATGAACCATACCCGCGAGCATGCCGGGCATGTAGTTAAACTGAACAATGCAGCTCAACAGTTGAGGCAGACGGTGTCGGCTTCAATGATTAACCAGAAAAATGAGCTCGTTCAGTTGGAAAAAGAGGTCCAGCATTTCCGCTATTTGTTACTCCGCACAAAATCTCACACCATCGAAGACAGTTGGGATGACATTCAAAGCACGCTCTTGGAAGCAGATGCCTTTGTTGAAGATGTAGATAACTTACTTGCATCTGTTTATTCGATTTCTGCAGTGACCAAGCAGTTGAAGGAACTTCATGATGATGTGAGGCAACCAGAACTTAAGCGCTTGGTCCAAGGGATCAGTAGTTATTTACTCTTTGAGCTGCATGGTCTCAATGATTCTCCTCACCGCAACCGTATTGCGCGCTTTAATGGCTACGTAGGACAGCTAGAGTCTGAGTTTTCCAAGATGCCAGAAGGCATGACACGCAGCGAACTGTTTGCACTGTATACAGGTTTGGAGCGATTGAATCGCCAGCTTGAAAGTGTGGATGCGGTGATTAATCACAAGTTTGTGCGCTCGATAACCCAACTTCAAAGCTATTGGACAACCCGAACTTTGGTGCTTCTCGACCAGACAATGACAGCCATGTTCATCGGCTTTGGTTTTCTTGTTGGCTTGATTTTCCTTTCCTCACGAAAAGACGCTGAAAGCGAAACTCATTCAAAAGATGAAAATGCCAACAGAATTAAAGCAGAGAGCAAGGCCCATGAGGGGGCGGGCGTCTTCAAATTTAAAGAACCTGATGAGCCTCTTTTTGAAGCTTCTGTATTGAAAGAGCAGCTAGAAGATGACGAAGAGGCCATTGAATCTGTGTTAACTATGTTTGTGGCTGAACACCAAAATGACGGGCAAATGCTCAGAAAACATTTTGATTCAAAAGAGATTGCCCGCACCCGTACGCTAATTCACAACATCAAGGGTGTTTCTGGCAACATTGGTGCTTCTGCGCTTCAAGCATTCTGTACCCAAGCGGATTTGCGCCTTCGAAAGGGTGAGATGATTGACGAAAACGAAGTTAAGCAGTTTGAAAAGTTGTTGAGTGTGAGCATTCAGGCTGTTTTAAAAGAGATAGAGAGATCTCACCGAACCACCGCATCTTAA